The following are encoded in a window of Fulvia fulva chromosome 7, complete sequence genomic DNA:
- a CDS encoding Multidomain esterase, which translates to MMFRMGWSGMLAALASAVSTCSGARDLDRSRGSRHISRQAAIAPGIPLKVLAVGDSITQGFKSTDGNGYRLHLLGSLIDAGSQVSYVGSQRSGNMENNANDGFVGWTISEIAEGARPDFKLLPNVVLLHAGTNDMDKDPAPEPYDTAPERLASLVDEILGAIPEVTLVVAQIVQSGNPGTRDRIPAYNAAISGILNERAAKGSKILAIDMSSIGVGGSNLIDNLHPNDKRYELMAGFWFEALKQASEKGWITAPCEPSAEL; encoded by the exons ATGATGTTCCGCATGGGCTGGAGCGGTATGCTGGCGGCACTGGCATCCGCAGTCTCGACGTGTTCCGGTG CAAGAGATTTAGATCGATCACGCGGTAGTCGTCACATATCGCGTCAAGCAGCAATTGCTCCTGGGATACCATTGAAAGTCCTAGCTGTCGGAGATTCGATTACACAGGGATTCAAGAGCACCGACGGCAATGGATATCGACTACACTTACTCGGATCTCTAATCGACGCTGGAAGCCAAGTCTCATACGTCGGATCGCAGCGTTCCGGAAACATGGAGAACAATGCCAACGATGGCTTCGTTGGGTGGACCATCAGCGAGATCGCGGAAGGAGCTCGACCAGACTTCAAATTGCTTCCGAATGTGGTATTACTTCATGCTGGCACGAACGATATGGATAAGGATCCGGCGCCTGAGCCTTACGACACTGCGCCGGAGCGGTTGGCTAGTCTCGTTGACGAGATTCTGGGTGCGATTCCGGAGGTCACCTTGGTTGTGGCGCAGATCGTGCAATCTGGTAATCCGGGGACGAGAGATCGCATACCAGCGTACAATGCGGCAATATCGGGCATACTCAACGAACGAGCTGCGAAGGGGAGCAAGATCCTCGCGATTGACATGTCGTCTATTGGAGTTGGTGGGAGCAACCTGATTGACAATCTGCACCCCAATGACAAGAGGTATGAGCTCATGGCTGGATTCTGGTTCGAGGCTTTGAAGCAGGCGAGTGAGAAGGGGTGGATTACAGCTCCGTGTGAGCCTTCTGCGGAGTTATGA